The following proteins are encoded in a genomic region of Galbibacter sp. BG1:
- a CDS encoding DUF983 domain-containing protein, whose product MLKKGSKLYSILTGSCPKCHEESMYVSKNMYNPRETIHMHEHCSTCGTKYKIEPSFFYGAMYVSYGLGTAFAVAAFVISFLFLGSSLKTAFFAIIGTLIIFMPIIMRLSRNIWINFFFKYDPNAADNHKKSVESK is encoded by the coding sequence ATGTTAAAAAAAGGAAGCAAACTATACAGCATTTTAACAGGAAGTTGTCCTAAATGCCATGAAGAGAGCATGTATGTAAGTAAAAATATGTACAATCCCAGGGAAACCATACATATGCACGAACATTGTTCTACCTGCGGTACCAAATACAAAATTGAACCTTCTTTTTTCTACGGTGCTATGTATGTAAGTTATGGACTGGGAACTGCCTTTGCAGTTGCCGCGTTTGTTATCTCCTTTTTATTTTTGGGCAGCTCGCTTAAAACCGCATTTTTTGCCATTATTGGCACTTTAATCATTTTTATGCCAATAATTATGCGGCTCTCCCGGAATATTTGGATTAATTTCTTCTTTAAGTACGATCCCAATGCAGCCGATAATCATAAAAAGAGCGTTGAAAGCAAGTAA